In the Aptenodytes patagonicus chromosome 5, bAptPat1.pri.cur, whole genome shotgun sequence genome, CAATAATATGAGTCTTGGGGACTGTTGATCTTTTCAGAGGTCTCCTGCTACATTCTTTTCGTTTACCTCTTCTTAATTGCACACCAATGATCAATAAAAGCAAGAGATATAAATGAACTGGAGCTTCTCTCTTAACTTTCCCACCTCTTGTGAAACTCTGAGAGGGAGCTCAAGACATTTAAAACATGCATAATTGGAACTGTGTGACAAATGAAGCAAGTGACATACATAAAACCTAATTGCAATTGTTGTATTTTTTAAGGAAGGAGCTGTAGAACTAAACTGAAGTTTTGATACCCTTGTGTACGAAGTGAATTTAACTTGAGCGTTTTTCTTTTGCTAGAATTCTTGATAATTAGTTTAATTAGTTTCATAAATTATATTCATTAAGTAGCTTATTATCAGTGCCGCTGGTATCAGTACACAATAGGTAACTGCCACGCGTAGAAATAGTGTAGCTGAATGTGAGTGCCATACATGGAGGTGGCATTTTAAGCAATAGAAGACAAGATGGTTGAGTAAAATACTCCCAAAATTTACAGGTAAGGAGCAGTAGCCTGTGATATTTTATCACCTTAGAATATGCAGCACAGAACTGAGTAGGACATAGCTGAGAGTGATGCGATCCTCTGCAAAATCTTTCTGACACTGAAAAGATGTGGCTTCATGTTGGTTTAGTATATGGGAATTGGAGACTAATCGAGGAGCAACTGTAGTATTCAATATGATCAAACTATACAGGTAAAAGTCTACCTCAGTTGTGAGCTACTGTCCCAAAATGTGGGAATGGTTGAGATATAGCAGCTCTTCATTGTAGAAGAGGTGGAAGTAAGTCAATATTGCTGCCCACATTGGTGAGGTTTTGATCTGTGCTGTGCCTagaaagtcaaaatattttctaaacaaaagtaGAGTCATCTCATTGTAtgagaaaaatggggaaaatctTCTGGATGGGGAGGCTGTTGTGCAGCACTTGGTGCTACAAATTCTTTGGAGTTGATGATTAACAGGGGAACGTGGGTGTTTCCTCACCCTATCCAGCCATGGAGGGGATTGGCCACTGCACGGGGAAGCCGGAGGTGTTTGTGCAGGGGAGCACATGCAGCCTCGGGCTGTCTTGAGGTTGGCAAAGTTGGTGTGGCAGTTTTAAGGGAAACATCATTGCAGAAAGTTTGAGAGCAGGTAGTGAGAGCAACCTGGTGAGGTTTTGCATTTATGTATATACTTTAAAGGCTTTTGGGGGGTGCTTTTATGAGTAGTAAAATCTCAATaattaaaatagcatttaaagCGTTCTGGCCTTGATTCAGCAAAAGTTTCTAAACACACATTTGAAGGTGTGTCTTTGAGAACTTTACTGAGTTACATTTTCTGGTAAGCACTTTCTGGTGTTCCACTAATTAGGTAAGCTGTTCAGATTTGATTGCAGGTTTTGTCTGCTCTCATGTGAACACCTTTAATTAAGAAGATTCAGCTTCTCAAATCAACTGATacaaagaaaagacacaaaaaaagcatttttaccaTTGAGTTCACCAAAACCGTTTGCATAGGCATCCCAGGTTTGGTTGAAATCTAGTGATCCATCCACTCTGTTCTGGATTACAGTCCAGGAGCTGCCTGTGAATGTGAAAAGGAAATAAGTCACAAGCCTGGCTTAAGTGTTTAAAACACTAGAGAGAAGATAGAAAGTAAGTGAGACCGTCAGCCACTGACCTACAGACTGCACTGCTGTGGCTGCCCTTATGCGAGCTTGCTCTCCActgcagtgaagaagaaaataggTTTGCACTGAAGGTGGCTCCGTATGAATCCCACTTACTCTTCATTTTGCAACAGACCTGAGTGCACGTGTACTGAGCTATAAAGCCTCTTGGCTGTACAGAGACCAGATGCTCAATTCATCTTGGCCTTGGCCTTATTAATTGTCCATGAGTGTGCTCTTGGGTGCTCCAATTTTGAGGTAGAATGAGTTAGCCTAAATCTTCATGAAAGAAATTTAAGTGAGCACAGCTGAACGGAACACGGGGCTGTTTGAGTGTCCTCTGCCACACTTGCGGTGACTCAGCTCACTGGACTTATTTTGTTAAGCTGCCTTAActgggtttcttttgtttatgaGGGCTGAGAAACACAAACAtagagaaaatgataaaaaagagATAAGAAATGTTCCAGACATTTGATCAGCTTGTCAGACTCCCTCTACTGATAGTGCTTGACTGCTGGGAATGCAACTTCACAGAAGGTATGAAGTGTTGGAGGCTGTGTCCATGCTAGGGCTGCAGTGGGGTCTTTGTCCTGACCAGGTCATGACACCCTCATTTAACTAGTTTCAACAAGTGTAAGCAAAGGAGCTTTTTGCACAGGGCAACCCCATGCCGCTCTGTTTACACATCCAAACAAATCACACAGCCCTGCCACGCTTGCATCAGCGTGTTCCCAGGCTCTCCGGGTAGCTGTGGCAAAGGGACCATGCAGGGAAGCTGGGCAGGACACGCACAGAACAGCACTGCAGGATGATGCATTGCAGGGTGAAAAAAACAGGGAACAGTGAACTGGCTAAACAATATGTGATCTCTGGGTAGTGGCAAAAGGAACAGACAAATGGGTTTCTTACAAAGATAGAGCTTGGGTAGATGCTGTGCATTCTGGTCCGTGACATTTCTGGACCTATATGATACATAGCTACTGACTCACCCAAACATGATATGGGGAATCCTGTCTCCAGGACTCACCCCTTCGGGTTAGTTTGGTATATCTAAGTCTCAAGCAATAACCCTtgttaatgaaacaaaattttactAAGGTATTTActatttgctttcatttggaaaagtTATAGTGGCATATATAATTGCCATTTTCATTCTCTATAGCTAAAGGGGCttggttttttaatatacttAATTTATGTCACATGATTGAAAGTCCTTTCCTTGGTATAAACAAGAGGTGAGTAAAGAATGAAAGCAGTGTTAAGGAGACTTTAGGATATAGGAAACCTGAGTTCAGAGCACAGACAGAACAGTAAGAGAAGTCAAGAGGATACATAAACCATGGTAAGTTTTTGTGTACTTTGGGATGAGACACAGTTTTTTTGGCTTATAGGAAACTACTTATGTGAAAATTAGACTGTTGCTAGCACAGCTGTCTTACCAAATTTCATTTCACAGTAGACATCGAAAGCTTCTGAGCCATTGGGCTTAATAGTGTAAACACCACTGGACCGAATGCCGCTGTTAGAAAGAGCAGTGCAGTCAGGAGCGGCACCTAGGAAAGCAAACAGCAGACAATTACAAATCCTGTTTTGGATGTAGTAAGTTTTAATCCAGCTTTGTAACTTGAATTTCTATATGGGATAGAGCCAAAACAAAAACTAGAACAATCTTTttggtaattttattttacaataaatgTCATGAAATGGACAAACTGCTTTGGGCTTGGTAGTACAGCTGCCAAGTTGTATGTAGGTTGGACCACCTGTATTTTTTAAGTTAGGCAAGGTTTCAATTTAGATAATTTTGGAAAGTTTGTAAGGCTTAAGACTAGAGTCTGGCAAATGGACTTTCCTACCCCTTGTAAAGTTCCCAATAAAAACTGTTCCCATAGCCGCAGCTCGAAAATGCCTCTCAGCTTTAAAGAAAGCTCTTCCAAATCTTAGAATTAGCCAGTGTGACGTAAATTAGTTCTCTGTTGATACTCTTCAAGACAGGTATCAGCAACATCAGAAGTGTCAGTAAAAGGACGGTCACAGCATGTGTTTACATGGGGTGAATGGAGGCTGAAGGTTGAGGACAGGATTACTGCGTTATTGGACGTTGTTTCTGTATGTCACCCTAGAAATAAGTGCATGTATAGTGGGGCTAAATAGATGATGACATTTTCCAAAGCAAGAAatccagctccttcccacagcactGTATATAACATAAGAGTCTTTTGCTTTTAGTCTTTGACTATTAAAAACCAATGCAAAACTTTCACAGAGAATACTGCAAATGCAAGGTATTGTGTAGTCACGTCTAAGAGATAAAGTCTCACCATCAGATTTGTATATTACAGCTGTGGCGTTGTGCACAGGAAAGGGGATGGCCTCTGGTTCTGTTTGCTCCTCCGTGAAGGAGTTCTCTGCGAGTTCCTGGAGCTCTATGTGGTTTAGCTAAAAGAACCGTAATTACAGACTGTTAATTTCCCAAGGCTCTGAAATGATGAGATTCATGTATCAAGCTGAACAATGTCATgcagagaataatttttcttgtGAATGTAATCCTTTAGAATACCCAGTTTACaacataaaaataacttcagaactGCACTGGTGGATTTCAGTTGCATGAATGTCAGCTGTGCCATTGCTCAAACAAGGTAGGATTCATGAGGCAAGTAAATGACCCATTCTCACAAGATGCACCTTAATGGGCAAACAGATTTAACTTATTTCCTCAGGTGACATCACTTAGACAAATAATATCAACATCTAAAGAGCATAGAACCCACAGTTCCTTAGgctgaaatgtgttttccttttatagCCTCCTCTTAGGAATAAATTAAATCTGAGCATGTCAGTTATACCCGGCGTTACGGTGACACATGTTGAACTGCAGAACATGGCTCCCTATTGGACTGAAtattggaaaagaagaaagagatagAAAGTAATGATACTTAGAAGACCAATGGAAGAACAATAATATGATAgataataagagaaaaaaaaggaacttagCAGTCAGAAAATACAGCAGCCTGGTATTGATAGACAATAGTTCAAAGCTGTGTTCTTGGTCATTGTGTGCCCTGGCCATAGCCCCCTGCCTGGCAGCACAGCAGTCTCTCACCCATAAAGGTACCTGTTTGCGGTCAAAATTGTTTATACCCTCCTCTGCACCCCCAAACTGTGAACAAGAGGGATGGCTGACCCAAATGAACGGTTGGGCCATTGACTCCTTCAGTGTTATGAGGGATGACAAATTCTGAAAAGAGAAATAGAGATGGTTCCTGTACCTTGTCCTCCAGCTCCATTATTTGATTGTGCTGTCTGTCAAGTTGCACATGCTGGTCCTCTACAATTTTGAGAAGTTGCTTGATGTGGTTGTCCTGCTGTTCCACAAAAGCCTGAGGacaagaagggagggaggaaggtcGTGGTTAGAAGCAGCAGACCTTCACAGTGTCACTGCCTCCATAACTCTTGTCTCGGGGCCAGTTTTGAGAGGCATGAACTTTTTAACAttgcctttccttttccaaagggTTGCCTGCTTTGCCTCTGAAAGGTTgaatttctttctggaaagaaagaaagtgaacacccattttttctgaaatgaacacCCATTTCTGAAGTGAACACCcgttttttttttgagacaaacTACTGGCAGCTTTGTAgacctttgttgttgttgttattttccttccattttcacGTCCAGAACAATTATGTTCTGTGAAGTTGGCCCTTGATTCGAACTAGATATATGCCACTGATCAAAAAAGGGAACTGTTCCCAGCATTTAGGGTGTTAGCTTGGGATTTGGGAGGTCTGGATTCATCTTTCTGCTTTGACACGAATATCCAGTATTTTCTCACACAAGTTGCTTAGCCTTTTTATGCTTCTGCAAAATACAGTTAATACTTCCTTTTCCATAGGAAACCTTATAACCACCCAAATGCTTGCATGCATTGACATGAAGTCTATTAACACTTGCAAGGTTCTTTGGTCCTACAGATGTCCCTCTTTAAGTTTTAAACTTCCTGGTTTTATACTGAGCAGGCAGTTCCTAGTGCATTGATTTGTAATGAGCTGATGACATACAAACCTATGGGCTTGGTAATCACATCACTTTCCTGACTGcaaatttttttatcattattattacagaATTTCTTAAAACTGATTtgcaaaaaaatactgaaaaagataCAGAGCCTTATAATTTCACGATTTTCTCACTGATTTCACTAGGGaattttactgcaaaataaacaaTATGTCAGATTAAGACATTGATTCTTTTAAGATTATCATAGtgatttatttctcaaaatacaCAGTAGTACTACAGTGAAGATGAAGGGAAGACATGAGCTTCTGTTGCATAACTACCAATAATATTACAATTGACTTTGGCTTTGTGTGTCAGGGGCTTTCACAAGTCTACTTACTTTGAGTGAAGAAATTTCTTTTGTCTCTTGTATTGAAGGCTGGATAATGGCCAGTTTAGTGACTTTGTCTTCCAGTCCCCATACTTTCTCTTGcagctggattttgttttgtatgAGGTCTTCAATCTTTGAATTCATCTCCTGTGAGAGATTCTTTATCTCTTCATTGTTGATTTGCAGTCTGGCCGTAGTTTGTCTGagctgttcttcttcttctttgatTTCACTAGTTTGCAGTGAGAGCTCATAAAAGGACCTATCAAAAATGTAAAGTTTTTGAAAGATGTCATTCATCTGCCCCTTCGTCTTATGAACAAAGTCTTTAAGACCGTGCCCAAGCTGGAGGAGTCCATTGGCTAAGATTCGTACATCATCTAACATGGCAAATCTTGACTTTGTCTCAGGAGATGCAGCAGAATCGAAGGAGGAATGATCCTTCTCAGCTCTAGCTGAAAGAGCAAGTGGGGCAATGAATAGAAAGACTAGAatgattttcatgttttctgctcCTGATACTCTTTGGTTGTTCAGGATGCAGAGACTTTTCCTACTGACAGTTTTTGCTGTGTGACTGTTCTGAGTTGAAGAATTTGATCTATTTATACTCGTCTTCATTATAGAAGAGGCAGACCAACGAGTTGATCATTAAACTGTGTGTATTTGAACGACTGTAACCCCTCTCGAATGTAGGTTGATATCTGGGAAGATAAAACTGAGAGATGGGCATGTTGCTGATTAAACTGGTTCTGAACTTTTCCACCTGCCAGACCTTCTGTTATAAAATGTTATTGATGACATAATGTTCTTCACACAATGCTTTTTAATAGATTAATTTTGGGTCATAATCTTGATAAGGGCCTAAATTGCTTCTTGTTTGTGTTGTATGATTCCTTTTATTGCCTCAGGAGTATAAAAGGGTTTACCATACTTAAGAGCACTGGATGCTGTATTTCAGGTTGTGCAGCTCCTTGATAAGCTATGGAAGGGCAAAATATTCCCAGATGATTCACACAACTTAATTCTCATCTTGTAGCATTTTCTGATGTAACTCATTGTGCTGCAGTGGATTTACTTGTCATCTAGTTCAGATTAAGTGAGAAAGAGGGAATTAGGTCCAGAGATTGCCTGGATGTTATTCTACTATGTTAAGGTTTGTGCAGTAATTTACACcatataaaacttattttttaagagCTGCTTTCCAGAGGTGGGTGAGATAAATAATACCTCACTTACATTTCTCACCTTACCATCCTTCTTACTGTTTAAGATTCACACTACATAAAGCAAGTCTACAAGTGCTCTGAAATAAATGTCCTGTTCTGCAGTGGGTCTCTGCACGGAAGCATGTATGTTTTTTGAGTAGTATTGCAGTATGAatgaaaggtatttttctttctggaattaCTCATAGCAATCCAAGAAATCAAAATCAGTCCATGCATAATGTAGTCTGACTTTGGAAAGTTTTCAGGTTTTTGCTAGATTTTTGTATGTTTAGTAATTCTTCCCCTGgactttttgttgttgtgcttCATGTACATATGCACGTATGGTATGAAGCAtcaatagaaaaattatttttaaaatgaagttgttATCTCATACGTTGAACTTCCTGTGTGATGAAGGGTTGATAATATGCAGGTAACCTCCCCACCCATAATTAAATAACGTGAAAGTATTTTAGATCTCAAATTAATTGGTGGAGAGTATTTTGTACCAGTATGATTTGGATCAGACTTACTGGAGTATCTGCACAAAGTATAGAAAAACAGCAGGAGCATGTGGATCATCAGGCCCAGCACTGGGAAGAATGGGGATTCATTCAAAGAGAATCTGCTGGCATAGAGTGGAAGCAAATGTAGGAATTATCTTtaaatacaaacaataatcacTATTCTATACCAGGAAGCAGCACTGCATTCTCACAACCTAAAGGTGCAGTTCTGTCCCATAAAAAAGCAACCCAGTAACTTCTCGTCTTGCAAGGTGTCCCACTGCAGCAGACAGTCTTGAAGGTCCTCATCCTTGTACACTGCTGAGGCCGAATACCGAGAATTGTCTCGTAGGGAACAAACCTGTGAAGGCAAAGGGATAAGTAAGagtttcctttttctgctctaTTTCAGATATTTGTGAATTCACAGCATCATAAAGGCTGTGACCAATCAGGAATTGTCTCTcaagcataattttaaaacacttgagCAAAGCAGAAAAGTAATGATTTAAAAATCCCTGAACACTGAGAGTTTTGAGGATTCTGGCCTGACGTCTCAGCTCTGGCTGCACCGTGCAAAGAGTCAGGGAATGGCTGGGCAAGGACAGCTCTGTGCCCTGGCGTGTAGTGCTGCCAAGGATCAGAGCAGCCTTTGCTTCATTTGAATTGCAGTTTGTTGTTAACTGTCTCTTCAGATACTTTAACTGGACAGTCCTTTTGCCTTTCAGGACAGACAGAAGAGCTATGAAGAGGCCCGAGATACATGCAGGCTCATGCAGATACCACAATGCTCGCCTAGTTCTGTTCAGTTCTGTGCAGCTTGCATTAAATCAGGTCAGAAATGCACTTGTGTAAGATGCAGAAAGAATGGCTCTTACCAACTAAATGCCTGTCTGGTTGTCTGTTGACGACTCTTTTAAAGCCACAGTTAACTGAGCCAGGCCAGCTGAGACTGGGCTGTATCTGCTCACTGTTGGTACATGTAACGTGGTGGAGAAGAgttattttatttgcttaattACTCATTTGAGCCTGGAAGGCTATAGGCAAGTGAGGAATTTGGTTATGGGCTGTTTGTTATTGCTCCTGTACGTCCATTCACTTGCCAATCATTTATTTTGCACTGAATATTTGGTGCATTGATGAAAACATGATGGCCCATTCTTTTCTAAAGTAACACAGGTCACTCGTTGGAGACTGACTGGTTGAACACATTCAGGATGTAAACAAGCAGCCAAGAGTGAGCAAAGTGCTAAGACTTCTTGCTGTGTCATAGAGCTCATGCCACTGTCAGATCTCCACGTAAGCAGTGGGAGCAAAGTTGTTTTGTGCAGAGAAATGAGAGGGAGTTAGGACTgtgcatttgtttcttctctgatgCTTAGAGATACAGCACTCCACAACCCAAGACCAACAGTGATTCCACTGGAGCATCTCACAGGTTGAAAGATGTGTTATTGTGTGTTGGGAGTTTAGAGTCAGGTTTATTATTAGGTTGGTGCTGCTTATTCAATGGATAAGTATTACGTTGGCTTTGGCCAGTGGGGAGTCTGCTGTATTCCTAAATCAGGTGCTTCTCGGCTTTATTGCACTTGGGCTGGGTAGGTGTATCACCAGGCAGGGCAAAGTAAAAATATTCTAGTGATGCAGCTGGGAAGCTCAGTCTACACAGAGACACAGAACTGAACAGGGACTTTTgctaaaatgaaacataatttaatctttctgcttctgcctttttaTTGGCGCTTTATTTTAACTCCACATGTAAAAGTCTAGTAAGTAGGGCTCAAATGGTAATCATTACATTCATTCTTAATTTTATTGTGATAATGAGTGTTTATCATGATTAATTCTCTGATCTGCATGGCATAGGGCTTTATTCCAGAGATCTAGCTTTGACAAAGTTGATTGCTTTCACAAGGGATGTCCATGAGGTTCTAGTATATGAGAAGCTGTTCGGTGGAAGGCTATCATGCCTTATTAAAATCTGCAGTTTTTTAAGATTAGTTTCTAAAGAAACTCATCAAATCAGTATTTACTCAACCCTACTAAAAATCTGTGAGAAAAAGTGTTAGAGCAATTAGGGTTATTCATGGGACAGTTGTCAGCCTGGAGGGTTTGGATTGAGTCATCATTCCTGCAGCGTTTTCTCATTTGGTAATATCAATGGAAATGTATGAAGAGCTGTTTaaatgagtggggaaaaaaaagcacatgcagGATCTGGATGGCACTTAGGGCACTTATGTTGTACCTTTGTAGGAAGTTGTTAGGGTTCTTAACACTTTAACTCTGAAAGATTTGATAGTTTTTGCTTTGAATGGTAGACCAAGATACATCGTACCTGATAACCCTATTAAACACTTCcaatgtttaaaaaagcaaaataagcgTGTGCTTTTGAaggatttgtattttctttagggAAACTCATTGGATCATCACTTGTGTAGATGAAGTTTAGGTATGGTTTTTATCTGGGCCTGACACTGCTCTGTAATAGGGAAAAAAGTCCAGCCTCTGGCATCTGACACAGAGATTTTGGGCTGCAAAACTTGAAGAACTGGTTGcgaaattgaaaagaaaaaaaaaaaaggtatagaCTTTCGGCAATCCACTTCAAAGTACTTGAGTGGCTTTGGTTTTACGGGGTTTCAAAGGaataattttctgttgttttagcTATTTCTTACAAGAAgtctttctcagttttgttttaaatagttttgaattCTTCCTAACCCTATCACCCCCAAAAATGTTTATTCTTGGCTTAGTCTTCAGAAGAACATAGGGAGTTTCT is a window encoding:
- the ANGPTL3 gene encoding angiopoietin-related protein 3, with product MKIILVFLFIAPLALSARAEKDHSSFDSAASPETKSRFAMLDDVRILANGLLQLGHGLKDFVHKTKGQMNDIFQKLYIFDRSFYELSLQTSEIKEEEEQLRQTTARLQINNEEIKNLSQEMNSKIEDLIQNKIQLQEKVWGLEDKVTKLAIIQPSIQETKEISSLKAFVEQQDNHIKQLLKIVEDQHVQLDRQHNQIMELEDKLNHIELQELAENSFTEEQTEPEAIPFPVHNATAVIYKSDGAAPDCTALSNSGIRSSGVYTIKPNGSEAFDVYCEMKFGSSWTVIQNRVDGSLDFNQTWDAYANGFGELNEEFWLGLNKTYSITKQGDYILRIELQDWKDNKRYIEYAFSLGGPETDYTLQLSRISGSIPNALPEQTELRFSTADRDVDIINDFNCPENYLGGWWHSECEETNLNGKYVTPRSRGRLDRRKGLYWKPKKGRYYLLKSTKIMIHPTDLKSFD